Below is a genomic region from Isosphaeraceae bacterium EP7.
GACCTGGCGTTTACGCATCGAGTCGACCGGCCCCGAATCACGCCGCTGGACCTTCGACTTTCCCGTTGAACGGGGCAACGACCCGGCCTCGCGGCTCGCGGATCTGCTCCGGGCACCGAACACCCGGGCATCCCGAGCGTAATGTCATACCAGGGCCCTTGATTTCGACGCTCTTCATAGAGAAGGGCCCCGACCTTGCCCGTCGGTTTGGCCATCGACTAGACTTGAAGTCCATCCACGGGCAGCGGCAAGCGTTCGATGACGACGCGTAGGCCCAGACCCGGACGGCGACCCATGCCCGACCGACCCACCCAGGAGGGTTCACGGATGCCTCGCAGGAAACTGCTCGCGATCGCGATGGTGGGAGCCATCACCGTCCCCCTCTGGCAGAATAGCCAGGCGGCCAAGCCCAAGGACGAAGTGATGGAGCTCTACGGCGTCTTCGTCGACGCCGTCGAGATGGTCGAGATGAACTACGTCCGGCCCGTCTCGCGCAAAGACCTCCTGGAAGCGGCCCTCCGCGGCATGCTCCAGGAGCTCGACCCGCACTCGTCCTACATCAACACCGGCCAGATGAAGAACTTCCGCCGCCAGATCGAAGGGAAGTTCGGCGGGATCGGCATCCAGGTCAACGCCGACCCCGAGATCAACCGGCTCAAGGTTATCTCCCCCATGGTCGGCACCCCCGCCTACAACGCAGGGGTCCTCGCCGGCGACACCATCCTCAAGATCGACGACACCACCACCGAGGGGATGGACCTCGACAAGGCCATCGAGCTGCTCCAGGGACGCCCCGGCACGAACGTCCGCCTGGAAGTGCTGCACGAAGGCATCGAGAAGGTCGAGAACATCACTCTGGCACGGGCCATCATCGACCTGCCCAGCGTCTACGGTAATGTTCGCAAGGCCGACGACACCTGGGACTTCATGCTCGACGCCGACAAGAAGGTCGGCTACATCCGCATCACCAACTTCATGCAGAACACGACCGATGAGGTCAAGCACGCGCTCGAGGACCTCAAGGCCCAAGGGATGAAGGGTCTCATCCTCGACCTGCGTGACGACCCGGGCGGGCTGCTCAGCTCGGCCGTCGAGATCTCCGACCTGTTCCTCGAAGAAGGACAGATCGTCAGCACCAAGGGACGCAACACCGCCCCCAAGACCTTCGATGCCGAGAAGGAAGGGACTTACAGCGACTTCCCCATGGCCGTCCTGGTCAACCAGAACTCCGCCAGTGCTTCGGAGATCGTCTCCGCCGCCCTCCAGGACCACGAACGCGCCATCGTTGTTGGGCAGCGCTCGTTCGGCAAGGGGTCGGTTCAGAACATCCTCGACCTGGAAGACGGCAACTCGTTCCTCAAGCTCACCGTCGCCACCTACTGGCGCCCCTCGGGCAAGAACATCCACCGCTTCAAGGAAGCCAAGGATTCCGACGAGTGGGGCGTCTCGCCCGACAAGGGCTACGAGGTGAAGTACACCCCCGAGGAGTACTATGCCTGGGCCATCGACCGCCGCGACCGCGACCAGGCCAGCTCGCATAACAAGCCCAAGGCCCCCAAGGTCGAAGCCCCTGTCGAAAAGACTAAGGACGCCCCCAAGGCCGACGAGGCGAAGCCCAAGGACGAGGCGAAGCCCAAGGACGCGGAGAAAACCAGCCCGGCTCCCAATGAGGACAACCCGGCCAAGGAGCAATCCGGCAAGATCCGCAAGCCGTTCATCGACCGCCAGCTCATCAAGGCCGTCGAGTTCGTCACGGGAAAGATGGTCGCCGCCAAATGACTGAGCCAGAGCCGGCGGCCGGCGGGGACCAGACCCCGCCGGCCGGGCGCCCGACGATCCTGATCCTCGCCATCGAGACCACCTGCGACGAGACCGGCGTGGCCATCCTGGAAGGCCCCCGGCCCCCCTTGCTCGGAGTTCCGCGCGTCAGGTCCAGCGTCGTCGCCTCGCAGGTGGCCCTTCACGAGCGTTTCGGCGGAGTCGTTCCCGAGGTCGCCGCCCGCGAGCATCTACGCCAGTTCCTCCCCGTGCTCGACGAGGCCCTACGCCAGGCCGGCGTCAGCCTGCCCGAGATCGGCGCCGTCGCCGTGGCCACCCGCCCGGGTCTCGTCGGTGCCCTCATCGTCGGCCTGACCGCCGCCAAGTCGCTCGCCGTCGCCCTCGACGTCCCGCTCGTCGCCGTCGACCACCTCGAAGGCCACCTCTACGCCTGCCAGATGGCCCACCCCGAGGCCGAGGTCTACCCGTGCGTCGGCCTGGTCGTCTCGGGCGGCCACACGAGCCTTTATTCGTGCTCCGGCCCGCTCGACCACAAGCTCCTGGGCGGCACCATCGACGACGCGGCCGGCGAGGCCTTCGACAAGGTGTCCACTCTCCTCGGGCTTGGCTATCCCGGAGGCCCCGGCATCGAGCGAGCGGCCCTCGAAGGCAACCCGAAAGCCTTCCGCTTCCCTCGTTCGCTCATCCACGAGGACCGACTCGCCTTCAGCTTCTCGGGCCTGAAAACGGCCGTCCTTTATGCCTTGAAGGGCCAGGACGCCCGCAGTGAAGGGAAGGACCTCTCCCCCGCCCTCGTGGCCGATGTCGCCGCCAGCTTCCAGGCCGCCGTGCTCGATGTCCTCGTCAGCAAGACCCGTCAGGCGCTCAAGCACACCGGCCATCATCGGATCGGGATCGGCGGCGGGGTCGCGGCCAACTCGGCATTCCGGGCCCGGATGCAGCGACTGGCCGACGAGGAGCAGGCCGAGCTCTTCATCCCGCCGCTCTCGCTCTGCACCGACAACGCGGCCATGGCCGGCATCGCCCTGCCCAAGCTCGCCGCCGGCCAGGTCGCGAGCCTCGATGTCGACGTCACTTCGGGCCTCGTCCGCTAGAGCGTCGGGGCGACTTCAGAACCTCGGGCCGGTGGCCGGAGTCGCGTCGCTCCTGCCTTCATTCGTGGCCATCGAGCGTTGCTGCTGCTCGAGCCTCCGCCTCCGTTCCAGGGCCTGGATCTGGGCGTCGGGAATCGCCGCCACGCCGGTTCGCGGGTCGGACGAGAGCCTGAGT
It encodes:
- the tsaD gene encoding tRNA (adenosine(37)-N6)-threonylcarbamoyltransferase complex transferase subunit TsaD; protein product: MTEPEPAAGGDQTPPAGRPTILILAIETTCDETGVAILEGPRPPLLGVPRVRSSVVASQVALHERFGGVVPEVAAREHLRQFLPVLDEALRQAGVSLPEIGAVAVATRPGLVGALIVGLTAAKSLAVALDVPLVAVDHLEGHLYACQMAHPEAEVYPCVGLVVSGGHTSLYSCSGPLDHKLLGGTIDDAAGEAFDKVSTLLGLGYPGGPGIERAALEGNPKAFRFPRSLIHEDRLAFSFSGLKTAVLYALKGQDARSEGKDLSPALVADVAASFQAAVLDVLVSKTRQALKHTGHHRIGIGGGVAANSAFRARMQRLADEEQAELFIPPLSLCTDNAAMAGIALPKLAAGQVASLDVDVTSGLVR
- a CDS encoding S41 family peptidase, coding for MPRRKLLAIAMVGAITVPLWQNSQAAKPKDEVMELYGVFVDAVEMVEMNYVRPVSRKDLLEAALRGMLQELDPHSSYINTGQMKNFRRQIEGKFGGIGIQVNADPEINRLKVISPMVGTPAYNAGVLAGDTILKIDDTTTEGMDLDKAIELLQGRPGTNVRLEVLHEGIEKVENITLARAIIDLPSVYGNVRKADDTWDFMLDADKKVGYIRITNFMQNTTDEVKHALEDLKAQGMKGLILDLRDDPGGLLSSAVEISDLFLEEGQIVSTKGRNTAPKTFDAEKEGTYSDFPMAVLVNQNSASASEIVSAALQDHERAIVVGQRSFGKGSVQNILDLEDGNSFLKLTVATYWRPSGKNIHRFKEAKDSDEWGVSPDKGYEVKYTPEEYYAWAIDRRDRDQASSHNKPKAPKVEAPVEKTKDAPKADEAKPKDEAKPKDAEKTSPAPNEDNPAKEQSGKIRKPFIDRQLIKAVEFVTGKMVAAK